A genomic window from Anthocerotibacter panamensis C109 includes:
- a CDS encoding DNA phosphorothioation-associated putative methyltransferase: MVSPSIGPFTIDRHRAALVRTDLSRPVRLALEANLFHPEITFFDYGCGYGGDIHRMAHRGFTCSGWDPYYHPETPCTPADIVNLGYVINVIENQSERREALLCAWDLAQKMLIVAAQVLIADQSARPIAYGDGIVTSRNTFQKYYDQQELKNYIDQVLGVDAVPVALGIYFVFRDETQAQIFKARRFHSRLNTPRIRIPVKTFEDYQELLTPLMEFVTERGRLPLKGELPAQEPILKEFSTLIRAFQLIQQATNKQEWEAITETRRQDLLVYLALSQFGHRPKLRDLTSEVQNDLKALLGNYKQACEQADALLFSLGQPGIVAGCCKKSPIGKHLPTALYIHVSALEDLDPLLRLYEGCASRTIGRMDGATLIKFHTDQPKISYLFYPDFDTEPHPALQTSMQLDLRDLKVSYRDYDNRDNPPILHRKETFITPNYPNYDKFARLTRQEEAWGLLDETRTIGTRDGWERCLEGHCAQLQGHRIIWRKDADPYKVKLLRSQQRSRPRKGGNEPK; encoded by the coding sequence ATGGTTTCGCCTTCTATTGGCCCATTTACTATTGACCGCCACCGCGCCGCCCTGGTCCGCACCGATTTATCCCGTCCCGTCCGTTTGGCGTTGGAGGCCAATCTTTTTCACCCCGAAATCACCTTTTTTGACTATGGCTGTGGTTATGGTGGAGATATTCACCGTATGGCGCATCGGGGCTTCACCTGCTCCGGTTGGGATCCCTATTACCATCCCGAAACCCCCTGCACTCCTGCCGATATTGTCAACTTAGGCTATGTCATCAATGTTATCGAGAACCAATCCGAACGCCGCGAAGCCCTCCTCTGTGCCTGGGATCTTGCCCAAAAAATGCTGATCGTCGCCGCTCAGGTACTCATTGCCGACCAAAGCGCCCGCCCCATTGCCTACGGAGATGGCATCGTCACCAGCCGCAATACTTTTCAAAAATACTATGACCAACAAGAACTTAAAAATTATATCGATCAGGTTCTTGGAGTAGACGCTGTTCCCGTTGCTCTAGGCATTTATTTTGTCTTTCGGGATGAAACTCAAGCCCAAATCTTTAAAGCCCGCCGTTTCCATTCTCGTTTGAATACTCCGCGCATCCGCATCCCCGTCAAAACCTTCGAGGACTACCAGGAACTGCTTACGCCCTTAATGGAATTCGTGACCGAGCGGGGCCGTCTCCCCCTCAAGGGCGAACTCCCCGCCCAAGAACCAATCCTCAAGGAATTCTCTACCCTCATCCGCGCCTTCCAACTCATCCAACAAGCTACCAATAAACAGGAATGGGAGGCCATCACCGAAACCCGCCGCCAGGATTTATTGGTCTACCTTGCTCTCAGCCAGTTTGGTCACCGCCCAAAGTTGCGCGATCTCACGTCCGAAGTCCAAAACGACCTCAAAGCCCTCCTAGGAAACTACAAACAAGCCTGTGAACAAGCCGATGCCCTGCTCTTTAGTCTAGGTCAACCGGGTATCGTGGCAGGTTGCTGCAAAAAGAGCCCTATCGGGAAACACCTCCCCACAGCTCTCTACATACACGTTTCAGCCCTAGAAGATTTAGACCCGCTCCTCAGACTCTATGAAGGCTGCGCCAGCCGCACCATTGGCCGCATGGACGGAGCCACCCTCATCAAATTTCACACCGACCAACCCAAAATTAGTTATCTCTTCTATCCCGATTTCGATACAGAGCCCCATCCGGCGCTTCAGACCAGTATGCAACTTGACCTTAGAGACTTGAAAGTAAGCTATCGCGACTACGACAACCGGGATAACCCCCCGATTTTGCACCGTAAAGAGACGTTCATTACCCCCAATTACCCTAACTATGATAAGTTCGCCCGTCTTACTCGCCAAGAAGAAGCGTGGGGTCTACTCGATGAGACCCGCACTATTGGTACTCGTGATGGCTGGGAGCGTTGTTTAGAGGGACACTGTGCCCAACTCCAGGGCCACCGAATTATTTGGCGTAAGGATGCCGATCCTTACAAGGTAAAACTTCTTCGTTCCCAGCAACGGAGTCGACCAAGAAAAGGCGGGAATGAACCCAAATAA
- a CDS encoding S-layer homology domain-containing protein produces MRRFWVLGLGLLLLAPVRAGISDDAVMRSLDQDVRLGSYGPYRLFAGQAEQWRLVAQKGGPAYKSLFQKTSTQAALLVMRFRPEFRGLLEVQSHPWHTSIPTPLLLAMATGRIPLKDYFQQIAIAGIAPPLPQPRPPRQKPTQPQVEQKPEPSAERFALRVPTFFNPQATPRITQTTLTQDQKVDPESWAYQAMRSLKERGVLQGYPDGTFRGDRPVSRDEFAAGLNTALSKVFESFANASGQVTRDDLVAMRQLLADFKQELTGLSRRLDAMEGKATASIPATYRIVADLPTEAGQAIGQMLLEFPPELTPVAPEEVRLLVDQRPIVPEHIVQEGQQYTITLKNPAPPGTRITIEVQGIADIHPDRSYSFGVTILPTGDLPAYYTLPTQISLTRTR; encoded by the coding sequence ATGCGTAGATTCTGGGTGCTGGGTCTTGGTTTATTGCTGCTGGCTCCGGTCAGAGCCGGGATCAGCGATGATGCGGTGATGCGCTCCCTCGACCAGGATGTGCGCTTGGGGAGTTATGGACCCTATCGACTTTTTGCAGGACAGGCTGAGCAATGGCGGCTTGTAGCCCAAAAAGGCGGTCCAGCATATAAATCGCTATTTCAAAAAACCTCCACTCAGGCAGCTTTGCTGGTCATGCGTTTTCGCCCGGAATTTCGAGGACTCCTAGAGGTCCAATCCCATCCCTGGCATACCTCCATACCCACGCCGCTACTGCTTGCCATGGCAACGGGACGGATCCCCCTCAAAGACTATTTTCAACAGATCGCCATTGCGGGCATAGCGCCGCCGCTCCCCCAACCACGCCCACCCCGGCAAAAACCAACCCAGCCCCAAGTTGAGCAGAAGCCAGAACCTTCCGCCGAGCGTTTTGCGCTAAGAGTCCCGACTTTTTTTAACCCACAAGCCACCCCACGGATCACCCAAACGACGCTGACCCAAGACCAAAAGGTAGACCCCGAGAGTTGGGCCTATCAAGCCATGCGTTCACTCAAAGAACGGGGAGTCCTCCAAGGCTACCCAGATGGGACTTTCCGCGGAGATCGTCCTGTGAGCCGGGATGAGTTTGCTGCTGGATTGAATACGGCCTTGTCAAAAGTTTTTGAGTCTTTTGCTAATGCCTCGGGGCAAGTTACCCGCGATGACCTTGTGGCAATGCGCCAACTCTTAGCTGATTTCAAGCAAGAACTCACGGGTCTTAGTCGGCGGCTGGACGCCATGGAGGGCAAAGCGACAGCCTCTATTCCTGCAACCTACCGGATCGTGGCGGACCTGCCGACGGAGGCGGGTCAAGCCATCGGCCAAATGCTGTTGGAATTTCCTCCTGAGCTGACCCCGGTTGCGCCTGAGGAAGTGCGCCTGCTGGTGGACCAAAGACCTATTGTGCCCGAGCACATCGTGCAGGAAGGCCAACAATATACGATTACGCTCAAGAACCCCGCCCCTCCCGGCACCCGGATCACAATAGAAGTGCAAGGAATTGCAGACATCCATCCTGACCGCAGCTATAGCTTCGGCGTGACCATCCTGCCCACGGGTGACCTGCCTGCTTACTACACCTTGCCAACCCAAATCAGCCTCACGCGCACTCGATAG
- the ndhC gene encoding NADH-quinone oxidoreductase subunit A has protein sequence MFVLSGYEYLLVFLGVSALVPIIALVLSFFFRPKVGGAFRRTTYESGIEPRGDSWIQFNIRYYMFALAFVIFDVETVFLYPWAVAFDKVGLLAFLEALVFIAILVIGLVYAWRKGALEWT, from the coding sequence ATGTTTGTTCTGTCCGGCTACGAATACTTGCTAGTCTTCCTTGGTGTCTCAGCCCTGGTCCCCATTATTGCACTGGTCCTGTCGTTCTTTTTCCGGCCCAAAGTGGGGGGTGCCTTCCGCCGGACGACCTACGAATCAGGAATTGAGCCGAGGGGGGATAGCTGGATTCAGTTCAACATCCGCTACTATATGTTTGCCCTAGCTTTCGTGATCTTCGATGTGGAGACCGTCTTTCTTTATCCTTGGGCGGTAGCCTTCGATAAAGTGGGGCTCCTGGCATTTCTCGAAGCGCTGGTTTTTATCGCTATCCTGGTCATCGGTCTGGTCTATGCGTGGCGTAAAGGTGCCCTGGAGTGGACCTGA
- a CDS encoding ATP-dependent helicase, translating to MSERTDQDHFLQHYQGGYIGLTATPGAGKTTLLVRLIHQLLAQGVPIEHLLVLSYTRAASFNFRERLLAAHPQLQASSLENICTIHSCAYRLIRPHLTRWGYADRPLTPILTFQKKSIIEELVNTWLPGREREWQQFLVPGCTPDAIRAWQLKLVDLAEEGISLAKQQQISATQLQELKERYPDRFFLSLTSAVYTAYQSRLRSLNLLDFDDMVNLAIQLLEQDETVRQTWQSTYYYLLEDEAQDSTRAQHKLLSLLAGPTGNWIRVGDPNQAIFSSFTAADPRYLVDFCQEYEHYTLTQAGRSVEPVIEMANWFLEQVYQRHPHPTARQAFFRQFIRPTGTNPQPTPHSQPRIWAVRDRVTEHRQVLEKAVRYLKAYPDHSLGVLAFSHKSLDELAGVLQQWEMPFIDRRQGSAGDFFKRLIAVVRWVYDPLLPARDLWLHLGQFEHKPLVLGLFNQLSPIDWLDGKEPWHHLPQWKRLGIADRKEFSRLTGALHALYRQRGAPLVEFWLEAARLVDPSPQAVATAEHLALAIIDSGQARTLPQLMQFLNGQKGREFLLRWSALTPDEGAEVKGQIELCTLHSAKGREWDGVFIVGVTDFWFPTDHEGTFQGQLEYVTIYPQAQLKSEFYLDEPDTAAMDFAARVKDDIITERLRLLYVGLTRPRYYLSLSSHGQPAQVFQWLQEAFAPRDS from the coding sequence ATGTCCGAACGCACCGACCAAGACCACTTTCTCCAGCATTATCAGGGGGGCTATATCGGGCTGACTGCGACTCCGGGCGCGGGCAAAACTACCCTGCTGGTACGGTTGATCCATCAGCTTTTAGCGCAAGGGGTCCCGATCGAGCATCTGCTGGTCCTCTCCTATACCCGCGCGGCGAGCTTCAACTTCCGGGAGCGGCTGTTGGCTGCACACCCCCAATTGCAGGCATCGAGCTTGGAGAATATTTGCACAATCCACAGTTGCGCCTACCGCCTGATCCGACCTCACCTCACGCGTTGGGGCTACGCTGACCGCCCCTTGACGCCTATTCTCACCTTCCAAAAAAAGAGCATCATTGAGGAACTGGTCAACACCTGGCTCCCCGGACGAGAGCGCGAATGGCAACAGTTCCTGGTACCGGGCTGCACCCCGGATGCCATCCGCGCTTGGCAGCTCAAACTAGTGGATCTAGCCGAAGAAGGGATCAGTCTCGCTAAACAACAACAGATTTCCGCTACGCAACTCCAAGAACTTAAGGAGCGTTATCCCGACCGCTTCTTTTTAAGCCTGACCAGCGCTGTCTATACCGCCTACCAGAGTCGCCTGCGGTCCTTGAACCTACTCGACTTCGATGACATGGTCAACCTCGCCATACAACTGTTAGAACAAGATGAAACCGTGCGCCAGACCTGGCAGAGCACCTACTACTATCTGCTGGAGGACGAAGCCCAGGACTCGACGCGTGCCCAGCACAAACTCCTGAGCCTCCTAGCTGGTCCTACCGGCAATTGGATCAGAGTCGGCGACCCCAACCAAGCAATCTTCTCCTCTTTCACCGCAGCGGACCCCCGTTATCTGGTGGATTTTTGCCAGGAATATGAGCACTACACCCTCACTCAAGCGGGGCGGTCGGTCGAGCCTGTGATCGAGATGGCTAACTGGTTTCTAGAGCAAGTGTACCAACGTCATCCCCATCCCACTGCGCGGCAGGCGTTCTTTCGTCAGTTTATCCGTCCGACCGGAACCAATCCCCAACCGACCCCCCACAGCCAGCCCCGGATCTGGGCGGTCAGGGACCGGGTGACGGAGCATCGTCAGGTCTTAGAGAAAGCTGTCCGCTATCTCAAAGCGTACCCAGACCATTCGTTGGGAGTCCTCGCCTTCTCGCACAAAAGCTTAGATGAACTGGCAGGAGTGCTTCAGCAATGGGAAATGCCCTTTATTGACCGCCGTCAGGGGAGCGCTGGAGATTTTTTTAAACGGCTTATCGCCGTGGTGCGTTGGGTCTACGACCCGCTCTTGCCCGCCCGCGACCTGTGGCTCCACTTGGGGCAATTTGAGCATAAACCGCTAGTCCTTGGACTTTTTAACCAGCTATCCCCTATCGACTGGCTCGACGGGAAAGAGCCCTGGCACCATCTACCCCAATGGAAACGCCTAGGCATCGCCGACCGCAAAGAGTTCAGCCGCCTCACCGGAGCCCTACACGCACTCTATCGCCAACGCGGAGCACCGCTGGTGGAATTTTGGCTAGAGGCTGCTCGTCTAGTAGACCCTTCACCGCAAGCGGTGGCGACCGCTGAACATTTGGCGCTTGCTATCATCGATTCTGGGCAGGCTAGGACCCTGCCGCAGTTGATGCAGTTTCTCAATGGGCAGAAGGGCCGGGAATTTTTGCTGCGTTGGAGTGCGCTCACCCCGGATGAGGGAGCGGAGGTCAAGGGTCAGATTGAGCTGTGCACGCTCCACTCTGCCAAGGGCCGCGAGTGGGACGGGGTCTTTATCGTGGGCGTGACGGACTTTTGGTTCCCGACCGACCATGAGGGGACTTTTCAAGGACAGCTCGAGTACGTGACCATTTACCCTCAGGCGCAACTCAAGTCGGAATTTTATTTGGACGAACCGGATACAGCAGCGATGGATTTCGCCGCAAGAGTCAAGGACGACATTATTACCGAGCGCCTGCGCCTCTTGTATGTGGGCCTCACCCGCCCCCGCTATTACCTCAGCCTCAGCAGCCACGGGCAACCCGCCCAAGTCTTTCAATGGCTTCAGGAAGCCTTCGCCCCTAGGGACTCCTAG